The genome window ATTATTCCAGGGTTTGTCTAATGAAATTTTTCTGGTTGGCCATTTAACAAAAGCCGCAGTTGAATTGAACAATTGTCGATATGATTCATGCCAATGAGAGAATTTATTGGAAAGGAATGAGACAATACTGTTTGTATCATGAAATTTTAAGTCATTTTCAAGTGGCCATTCTACTGGCATTTTAAAAATCACACTGTAACTCAGAAGGCTGCCATTTTTAGGATTAGCGACAAGCAAATTACCTTTGTGTGCTGTCATCAATATAGTAGCATCACATAGCTGATAAAATTGCGGACAATTTACTTTCGGCTCGGAAACGTCACCTTGTAAAATCAGTGTTCCAGTATATTCGACTTCGGCATCCGTAACATATTTTCTTACTGCAGACATTCCGCCGTTAGCTCCAATAACAAAATCTGCTGTTGCATTAATGTCATTATCAAAATGTAATAGCCATTTCCCATTATATTCTTCAAGCCCTGTAAGCTTCTTATTCCAGACAACAGTTTCACTCGTTAAGCTTTCGAGCAAAATTTTTCTTAAGTCGTTTCTATTTATTTCAGGATTGTCATATTGATCTTCAGTGGTTGGTTTTCTAGAAAACAATACTTTTCCTTGTTCATTGGCTATGGTCCTTCCCATGGGGTTAGCCAATGCATAATATTGTTCAAGCAATCCTGCTTTTTCCAATGCATCTTGTCCTGAGCCTTTATGTAAGTCAAGAGTGCCACCTGAAATTCTTGTAAGCGCGTCTTTATCTCTTTCGTATACTGTTACGTCTATTCCTTTTTGTTGAAGTAATTTAGCCATTGTAAGACCTACTGGTCCTGCTCCTATGATGGCTACCTTTTTATTCTTTAATAAAAGATTGTTCATGTTCCGTAAATTTATTTTTGACAGCATTCATGAATTCAGCTAGAATTCTTTCTGTTCGTTTCTCATGCGAATAGCTTCCTCAGTTCTTGGAATAAAATTCTCTCTTATGTTTGTTTCGGCTGTAGCTTGAACCTCCTCAATAAACGTTCTTAGTTTTTTGTTGTAATCTTGAAAAGCCAACTCAAAATTTCCACTGTATTTTTGCAAAGCGTCTGCTAATGTGGTTGCACCACATATTGATAAAGACGCCCCCATTCCCGCAGCTGGTGATGCACAGTAACCAGCATCTCCCACCAGTGCCACCCTCCCTTTTGTCCACGAAGACATTTTTATTTGACAGAATTTATCGAAATAAAAATTTTGTGCATTCATCATTTCGTGCAGCAGCTCCTGGGTTCTCCAGCTTTGATCGTCAAACTGTCTTGAAATGATTTTTCTTTGTTGTTCGACATCACGATAGTCATAGGGAATTTCGTTTTCCGAGAAGAAACAAAAAATTATATCAGTCTTATTGTTGTAGGCATTGAGAGTAATGGCCTTATCAGGAACATTAAACATTTGCATTGTTTTTTCCTTTATCAACAACTTGTTTACGATTGTAATAGAAAAATATGCTTCAAGAAAATGAGAGTATTCACTTTCGTTTCCGAACCAGATTTTTCTTACACCCGAATGTATACCATCGCAGCCAAAGACAAGGTCAAACGCTTCTTGTGAACCAGTTTTAAAAGTTACTTTTATATCATCTTTTGATTCGGTTAATGCTATGATACTATTGTTGAAGATAAATTCAACATCATCCTTTAACTCATCAAAAAGAATACTTATAAATTTATCTCGTTCAATTTCGATTTCATCATTGGGTAATTCATTATTCTCAGATTTGAGCGATATTGAGCCTACCGTGACATCAACTGCATTTTTAAATTCAATCATTTCCACATTGAGTCTGTTTGATTTTAATTGCTCAAAAACACTCATGCGGCTAATGCTATCTATAGCTTTCCCACGAAAATCAATAGCGGCACCATTAGTTCGAGGAGCATTTGCAATTTCAACAACAGTTACTTTGTAGCCTATTTTATTCATCCAATAGGCAGTTGAAAGTCCGGCGATGCTTGCTCCAGAAACGAGTACTTTTTTATCTTGTAGTAATTCCATTTTTAACGGAGTTATCTTTTAACCATTGAATGATTGGAATCACAAAATTCAGGAAAGTTCTTTAGGTAGGATTGTAAAAAAGCGACAAAATTGTTGTTTGTAGGATGTTAGTTTTTTTTTGCTTTTCGCGCAAATGCTGCTGGTGTAGTGCCACTGAAGCGCTTGAATTCTTTGCTAAGATGGGATTGATCGGTATAGCCCAGTTCATAAGCTAAACCTGCAATGTTGGTATCAGGATAGAGCAATAATTGATTTCGAACCTGCTCAAATCGTATCAGAGCGGACACGTCTTTAACAGTATGACCAGAAGATTTCTTAAAGTTCCTTTCCAGCGTTCTGACTGTTGAATGAGCAGTAGCGGCGATTTGACCTACAGGTATGGTGCCGGTTGCTTCTCTCATTGCCTGTCCCGCTTTGACTAGCATGAGGTCAGGATTTATTTGTGAGTGAACATTAAGGAAATACTGTTTTACTTCTGCCAGAGCCTCTGATATTTTACCCTCATAAATCAGTTGTTCCAAGGTCGAATGAAGTTGTGCAACAGGATGTTCAAACGTTCGTACACTTTCTTTACATGCTGGCAATCCCAGCAAATCGAACACAGTCCAGGGAAAGCACTTGATTCCAATAATTTGTAAATGACCTTTGCCGTAAAAATGAACTGGCTTGTCCAACAATCCTATAAGAAAAGGTGATGGCAATGGTAATAATGTTCCATGATAAGAAATACTGCAGTCGCTTCCGAAATGAAATATAATTTCAGCATAGCCATCAGGTAATACCTCTAACCCCGAGGGTAATTTTTCGAAGTCTATGCTGTTGTACCAAAAGCCTTGTATGGCATCTCTTAGCTCTTTAGGTGCTTCAAATTCCTGATGCTGCATTCTGGTACGAAGTGTTTAGGTTGAAGGTATAAGAAGTATGTGCAGTATTAAAAACGTAATATGAAATGTATTAGTTTATTCATTAATTTCTGGGCTAAACTGTTATTCCTAGGTGTAATCAGTTTTGCAGGTTAGTGTCACTCTTTGGAAGGATAAGTTTTATTTAATTTTTTGAAAATAAGTGTAAACGATTGTACGGTCTTTCCCCTCTCTGCCTTTCAAATAGAAAAGGTCATTGTTAATCCAAAAAATTGGGTTTGTAAATGGATGAATTTTATGGTTTTCAATATCATCAAGGTCTAACGTTAAATGCTTGCTAGTTAAACCCCATTTCCCGTATTTAGTAGTATTAATTTTATCTTCCTGAAAATTTTGTATTTCTGAGTAAGTATAATCGGAATTAAAAACGTAAATGATATTTTCTTTTTCGCAATTAAAATGAGGATCAAATTTTAAGCTATGGCATTCTTTCCAGCTTCCAATAATAAATTTACTTTTGTCTTCATTTGTAACTTGACCAAAAACATGTAAACAATTTGAGCAAAGCATGAAGCACGCAACAAGTATAGAAATTATAATTTTACAGATCATAAATTTTTTAATGAATTCGGCATTTTTGCAGAGCGGTAATTTTCCTCATTAAGTTGGGAGGTGAATCCCATTGGATTTGCTTAAAGCGTCTGGATGTAAAAATCAAGATGAAGGAGAACAGATAAAAAGCTTAACTGCATAAAAACAAAAAAGCCTCGAAGTTTCCTTCAAGGCTTTACTTAGTAGCGGGAGCAGGACTCGAACCTGCGGCCTTTGGGTTATGAGCCCAACGAGCTACCAACTGCTCCATCCCG of Sporocytophaga myxococcoides DSM 11118 contains these proteins:
- a CDS encoding helix-turn-helix domain-containing protein codes for the protein MQHQEFEAPKELRDAIQGFWYNSIDFEKLPSGLEVLPDGYAEIIFHFGSDCSISYHGTLLPLPSPFLIGLLDKPVHFYGKGHLQIIGIKCFPWTVFDLLGLPACKESVRTFEHPVAQLHSTLEQLIYEGKISEALAEVKQYFLNVHSQINPDLMLVKAGQAMREATGTIPVGQIAATAHSTVRTLERNFKKSSGHTVKDVSALIRFEQVRNQLLLYPDTNIAGLAYELGYTDQSHLSKEFKRFSGTTPAAFARKAKKN
- a CDS encoding FAD-dependent oxidoreductase — its product is MLSKINLRNMNNLLLKNKKVAIIGAGPVGLTMAKLLQQKGIDVTVYERDKDALTRISGGTLDLHKGSGQDALEKAGLLEQYYALANPMGRTIANEQGKVLFSRKPTTEDQYDNPEINRNDLRKILLESLTSETVVWNKKLTGLEEYNGKWLLHFDNDINATADFVIGANGGMSAVRKYVTDAEVEYTGTLILQGDVSEPKVNCPQFYQLCDATILMTAHKGNLLVANPKNGSLLSYSVIFKMPVEWPLENDLKFHDTNSIVSFLSNKFSHWHESYRQLFNSTAAFVKWPTRKISLDKPWNNHRPLPITLIGDAAHIMPPFAGQGVNIGLLDALILSDNLTNGKYATIEAAIQDYEQRMFAYANEAQLETSKNEKEMLSPEFSFQKFYQ
- a CDS encoding FAD-dependent monooxygenase, whose translation is MELLQDKKVLVSGASIAGLSTAYWMNKIGYKVTVVEIANAPRTNGAAIDFRGKAIDSISRMSVFEQLKSNRLNVEMIEFKNAVDVTVGSISLKSENNELPNDEIEIERDKFISILFDELKDDVEFIFNNSIIALTESKDDIKVTFKTGSQEAFDLVFGCDGIHSGVRKIWFGNESEYSHFLEAYFSITIVNKLLIKEKTMQMFNVPDKAITLNAYNNKTDIIFCFFSENEIPYDYRDVEQQRKIISRQFDDQSWRTQELLHEMMNAQNFYFDKFCQIKMSSWTKGRVALVGDAGYCASPAAGMGASLSICGATTLADALQKYSGNFELAFQDYNKKLRTFIEEVQATAETNIRENFIPRTEEAIRMRNEQKEF